Genomic window (Planococcus sp. MSAK28401):
CTCCGCCCCCGTTGCAAACCATGGGAAGAGAAATGCCAGGAGTAGAAACGCCAAGGTCACAACCCAGTACAGTGGATAGATTCGAATAAAGCGATTGATCAGAAAATCCGATAATTGGCCTCTTTTTCCGAATTTTCGTCGGTAAATATAATAAGCCATAAACCCCGACAAGGAAAAGAAATAATAGACGCCGCCGGTCAGCGGCAAATACGCCAGGTTCCAAATGTTAAACCCGTAGTAATCCATCATGGTCGTCGATAAATGGTGAAGCATGACCAATATCGGCACCAATGCCCTGGACAATTGGATCAGTACCAGCTTCCTTCTCATGCGCCCCACCCCTCTATTGCAAATTCAAACACTCGGCAAAAGACCTAATGTAAACCATGAGCCTCATCAGAATTTAAAATTTATAGACATAATATACCACGTTTCTTTAAAACCACAAGCATTTTCTCCCACTGCCTGCTAGAGCATCTAACGCTGGCATATTTCAAGCATCAAAAAACCCGGAAACCATAAATGGCCCGGGTCTGGTCGTTCATCGACGATCTTTTACAACTGCTATGCCGGTTGTCTGCAAGGTTTCCAGCAGCAATTGATGCATGATCGCATAGCCTTCTTCGTTCGGATGGATCGAATCCAGCCAAATGGACGGCACTTTCCCCATTTTCCGCGTGTTCGTGACGATGACGCCTTTCGCGCCGATTGCCGAATTCCACATGCGGAACAGCAGGTTGGTGAAACCGAAATACTGCACTTCTTTTTTCATCGAATTATATAAGCTGTTTTGGACGATCAACACTCGATTGTTGCCAGCTTGAATATGCCCGTAAATCTCCAACAAATTGCGGCGGTATTTCTTTTTCAATGCAGCAAACTGGCGGATCAATTCACTTGCGCCTCCATCCTTGTATTGACGCAGCAAATCG
Coding sequences:
- a CDS encoding SGNH/GDSL hydrolase family protein, producing MGKNFRSSALYQKALRRKQRNAARPRHIDKIVILGDSVAYGYGTKGGIARHLEDSFPASEVLNFGINGLTSDGLVERLRADHWQSELAQADLVLLNIGGNDLLRQYKDGGASELIRQFAALKKKYRRNLLEIYGHIQAGNNRVLIVQNSLYNSMKKEVQYFGFTNLLFRMWNSAIGAKGVIVTNTRKMGKVPSIWLDSIHPNEEGYAIMHQLLLETLQTTGIAVVKDRR